Within the Dialister hominis genome, the region AGAGCGACAGTGATCATGTTCTTTTTGGCATCTTCGACGCCTTTACGAATCGCTTCAGGAACTTCAGCTGCTTTGCCGAGGCCTGCACCGACCTTACCTTTGCCATCGCCGACTACGACAACAGCTGCAAAGGAAAAACGACGGCCGCCTTTAACGACTTTAGCAACGCGGTTGATGAAAACAACGTTTTCCTGTAAGTCGGATTCCTGTTTTTCAAATCTTGGCATGTGTCTTCTCCTTCTACCTTAAAATTTCAATCCGGCTTCACGAGCGCCTTCAGCCAAAGCCTGGACTCTTCCGTGATAGATATAACCGCCGCGGTCGAACACGACTGTTTCAATTCCTTTTTCAAGAGCTCTCTTGCCGACGAGAACGCCTACAGCCTTAGCTGCATCAACGTTGCCGCCGTATGGGAATTCAGCCTTGATTTCCTTATCTAAGGTATTAGCCGATACGAGTGTTACGCCAGCTTCATCATCAATAACCTGTGCATAGATGTTTCCGAGGGAACGGAATACATTAAGACGCGGGCAAGCTGCAGTACCGGAGATTTTCTTACGAAGACGCAGATGGCGGCGGATAACCGCATTTCTGGTTGCATTTTTACGCATATTATTTTACCTCCTGTCTTACTTTGTTGCGCCGGTCTTACCAGCCTTACGGCGTACGTATTCACCGGAATAACGGATACCCTTGCCTTTGTAAGGTTCAGGCTGTCTCCAAGCGCGGATTTCAGCCGCAACCTGGCCAACCTTTTCCTTATCGCAGCCAGATACCACGATAACAACAGAAGACGGGGTTGTAATTGTAATGCCTTCCGGCGGGGTTACGATAACCGGATGGGAGAAGCCCAGAGCCAGTTTCAGGTTTGTTCCCTGCATCTGTGCATTGTAGCCGACGCCCTGGATTTCCAGTTTCTTGGAGAATCCTTCGGTTACGCCGAGAATCATGTTGTGCAGCAGTGTACGGTTCAGACCGTGCAGGGAGCGGTTTTTGATTTCATCATTCGGACGGGAAACGATGATTTCGTCGCCTTCCATTTTGAAATCGATTTCTTCATTCAGTTTACGGGTTAATGTGCCCTTCGGACCTTTTACGGTGACGGTATGGCCATCAAACTTGACTTCCACACCTGCCGGAACCGTAATAGGTTTTTTGCCAATACGTGACATATTATTCCTCCTACTGATTACCAGACAAACGCAAGAACTTCGCCGCCGAGGCCAGCTTTACGAGCTGCTTTGTCGGTCATGACGCCCTTGGATGTGGAAATGATTGCGATTCCGAGACCGCCGAGAACCTTCGGCAGTTCTTCCTTGTTTGCATATACTCTCAGACCAGGTTTGGAAATTCTCTTCAGGCCTTTGATAACCTTTTCACGGTTTGCGCCGTATTTCAGAGAAACGCGCAGTGTCGGATGGTTTTCCACTTCAACCTGTTCTACGTTCTTTACAAAGCCTTCATCTTTTAAAATTGTAAGCACAGCTGCCTTCATTTTAGAAGCAGGCATATCTACCGTTGCATGATATGCATCGTTCGCATTACGAATACGGGTAAGCATATCCGCAATTGGATCGGTTGTTACCATTGTTTAATCCTCCTCCCGAAATTTACCAGCTGGCTTTCTTAATGCCCGGAATTTCTCCGCGGTAAGCCAAATCACGGAACTGGTTGCGGCAAATTCCGAATTTACGCATAAAGCCGTGGGGACGGCCGGTCAGTTTGCAGCGATTGTGCAGACGTGTTGGGGAAGCATTGCGCGGAAGCTTGCTAAGAGCTTCCCAGTCGCCAGCTTCTTTCAGTGCCTGACGTTTGGCTGCGTATTTCTGAACTGCGAGTTCTCTTTTCTTCTCGCGTTCCAACATAGACTTCTTTGCCATATTGTCCTCCTGCTTATTTCTTGAACGGCATGCCGAACTGCTTCAGAAGTTCACGAGCTTCTTCATCAGTCTTAGCCGTGGTTACTACAATGATATCCATTCCGCGGATACGGTCGATTTTTTCGTAATCAACTTCCGGGAAAATCAGCTGTTCTTTAACGCCGAAAGCATAGTTTCCGCGTCCGTCGAAGCTGGTGTCGCTGATGCCGCGGAAGTCACGTACGCGCGGAAGAGCGATGTTGATCAGACGATCAAGGAATTCATACATCTTTTCCCCGCGAAGGGTAACTTTGCAGCCCAGGGGCATACCTTCACGGATTTTCCATGCAGCCAGGGACTTGTGAGCTTTGCAGATCATCGGACGCTGGCCGGTAATTGCTGCCAGGTCGTTTGCTGCTGCGTCTACAGCCTTGCTGTTTTCAGTAGCTTCGCCTACACCGATGTTGATGACAATCTTTTCCAGTTTCGGAATTTCCATGCCATTCTTGTAGCCGAACTTTTCACGCAGGGAATCTCTGACCTGCTCAGTATAAAAATCATGTAATCTGGACACTTGTTATCCTCCTTCCCGCTTAAGCCTTGTCAATAATAGCGCCGCTTTTTACAGCTGCTCTGACGAAAGTTCCGTCATTCTGCTGAACTTTCTTTACGCGGGTCGGTTTCTTTGTTTCCGGATCCAGAAGCATAACTTTGGAAGCGTAAATCGGAGCTTCTTTTTCAATAATTCCGCCCTTTGGATTAGCCTGGGTCGGTTTTGTGTGTCTTTTGATCATGTTGATGCCTTCGACAACAACACGACCGTCTTTCGGCATAGCAGCTTTGATCTTGCCCTGCTTGCCTTTATCTTTGCCGGAGATTACTACTACGGTATCGCCGGTCTTCACATGCAGTTTCTGACTCATACTTTGCCTCCCCTATTAGAGCACTTCGGGAGCGAGGGAAACGATCTTCATGAAATCTTTTTCACGGAGTTCTCTTGCTACCGGTCCAAAAATACGTGTTCCTACCGGGCTCTTGTCGTCTTTAATAATAACAACTGCGTTTTCATCGAAACGAATGTGGGAACCATCTTTGCGGCTTACGCCGTTAACGGAACGAACCACAACAGCTTTAACTACCTGGCCCTTCTTAACAACGCCGCCGGGGGTTGCATCTTTGACCGTACAAACTACAATATCGCCGATATTGCCGCTTCTACGGAAGGAACCGCCCAGGACTTTAATAACCAGGACGTTCTTAGCACCGGTATTATCCGCAACGTTGAGTCTGCTTTCCTGCTGAATCATCGTGCCTTTCCTCCTATATTCAACTTTCCATATTAGTTCTGACGGGCAACGATCTTCTCAACTCTCCAACGCTTGTCATGAGACAGCGGGCGGGTTTCGACGATGCGTACGGTATCACCGACACGGCATTCGTTGTTTTCGTCATGCGCTTTGAACTTTGTTGTGGTATTAATAGATTTTTTGTACAGCTTATGGGGAACTTTACGTTCTACAGCAACGACGACAGTTTTGTCCATCTTATCGCTGACAACAATTCCCTGGCGCACTTTGCGCAACTTTCTTTCTTCTGCCACGTTGAGATCCTCCTTTTGGATTAACTGTTATGCCTTCTTGGCAGCCTTCAGCTCTTCTTCGCGCTGAACAGTCTTGATTCTAGCGATGGTTTTCTTCACTTCGTGAATACGCATCGGATTTTCGAGCTGTCCTGTAGCGAGCTGAAAACGGAGGTTAAACAGTTCTTCCTTTAAGCCGGCAACCTTTTCATTCATTTCGGCAGTGCTCAGGTTACGAATTTCATTGACCTTCATTTTATTCACCTGCCACTTCTTGACCTTTAACTAAAAATTTTGTCTTGATCGGCAGTTTGTGGCTTGCAAGGCGCATTGCTTCCTTTGCAGTTTCCACCGGGATGCCGCCCATTTCGAACATAACGCGGCCAGGTCTTACGACTGCCACCCAGTATTC harbors:
- the rplR gene encoding 50S ribosomal protein L18, which gives rise to MRKNATRNAVIRRHLRLRKKISGTAACPRLNVFRSLGNIYAQVIDDEAGVTLVSANTLDKEIKAEFPYGGNVDAAKAVGVLVGKRALEKGIETVVFDRGGYIYHGRVQALAEGAREAGLKF
- the rplF gene encoding 50S ribosomal protein L6; translated protein: MSRIGKKPITVPAGVEVKFDGHTVTVKGPKGTLTRKLNEEIDFKMEGDEIIVSRPNDEIKNRSLHGLNRTLLHNMILGVTEGFSKKLEIQGVGYNAQMQGTNLKLALGFSHPVIVTPPEGITITTPSSVVIVVSGCDKEKVGQVAAEIRAWRQPEPYKGKGIRYSGEYVRRKAGKTGATK
- the rpsH gene encoding 30S ribosomal protein S8, coding for MVTTDPIADMLTRIRNANDAYHATVDMPASKMKAAVLTILKDEGFVKNVEQVEVENHPTLRVSLKYGANREKVIKGLKRISKPGLRVYANKEELPKVLGGLGIAIISTSKGVMTDKAARKAGLGGEVLAFVW
- the rpsN gene encoding 30S ribosomal protein S14, yielding MAKKSMLEREKKRELAVQKYAAKRQALKEAGDWEALSKLPRNASPTRLHNRCKLTGRPHGFMRKFGICRNQFRDLAYRGEIPGIKKASW
- the rplE gene encoding 50S ribosomal protein L5; this encodes MSRLHDFYTEQVRDSLREKFGYKNGMEIPKLEKIVINIGVGEATENSKAVDAAANDLAAITGQRPMICKAHKSLAAWKIREGMPLGCKVTLRGEKMYEFLDRLINIALPRVRDFRGISDTSFDGRGNYAFGVKEQLIFPEVDYEKIDRIRGMDIIVVTTAKTDEEARELLKQFGMPFKK
- the rplX gene encoding 50S ribosomal protein L24 yields the protein MSQKLHVKTGDTVVVISGKDKGKQGKIKAAMPKDGRVVVEGINMIKRHTKPTQANPKGGIIEKEAPIYASKVMLLDPETKKPTRVKKVQQNDGTFVRAAVKSGAIIDKA
- the rplN gene encoding 50S ribosomal protein L14, with the protein product MIQQESRLNVADNTGAKNVLVIKVLGGSFRRSGNIGDIVVCTVKDATPGGVVKKGQVVKAVVVRSVNGVSRKDGSHIRFDENAVVIIKDDKSPVGTRIFGPVARELREKDFMKIVSLAPEVL
- the rpsQ gene encoding 30S ribosomal protein S17, which encodes MAEERKLRKVRQGIVVSDKMDKTVVVAVERKVPHKLYKKSINTTTKFKAHDENNECRVGDTVRIVETRPLSHDKRWRVEKIVARQN
- the rpmC gene encoding 50S ribosomal protein L29, whose translation is MKVNEIRNLSTAEMNEKVAGLKEELFNLRFQLATGQLENPMRIHEVKKTIARIKTVQREEELKAAKKA